One segment of Syngnathus scovelli strain Florida chromosome 6, RoL_Ssco_1.2, whole genome shotgun sequence DNA contains the following:
- the camk1db gene encoding calcium/calmodulin-dependent protein kinase 1Db, whose product MAKENGESAAAAADGSWKKHVDDIKSVFDFKEVLGTGAFSEVVMAREKATGKMVAIKCIPKKALKGKEMSLENEIAVLRKIKHENIVALEDIYESSNHLYLIMQLVSGGELFDRIVEKGFYTEMDASRLIRQVLDAVNYLHSMGIVHRDLKPENLLYFSPHDESKIMISDFGLSKMEGTGDVMATACGTPGYVAPEVLAQKPYSKAVDCWSIGVIAYILLCGYPPFYDENDSKLFEQILKADYEFDAPYWDDISDSAKDFIGRLMEKDPEKRFTCDQALEHPWIAGGTALCKNIHESVSRQMRKNFAKSKWRQAFNATAVIRHMRRLQLGTSFGGSSSVHGAASGRAGRAPTKSQSVDCAPLPVRDSPPAAAPPSSATAASPSGEELLSARPSTVTVIRTGTK is encoded by the exons CGGCGCCTTCTCGGAGGTGGTGATGGCCCGGGAGAAGGCGACGGGGAAGATGGTCGCCATCAAGTGCATCCCCAAAAAAGCTCTCAAAGGGAAGGAGATGAGTCTGGAGAACGAGATTGCCGTGCTCAGGAA GATAAAGCACGAGAATATCGTGGCTCTGGAGGACATTTACGAGAGCTCCAACCACCTGTACCTCATCATGCAGCT GGTTTCCGGCGGCGAGCTCTTTGATCGCATCGTGGAGAAGGGCTTCTACACAGAGATGGACGCCAGTCGGCTCATCCGCCAAGTTTTGGATGCCGTCAACTACCTCCACTCCATGGGCATCGTGCACAGGGACCTCAAG CCCGAGAACCTGCTCTACTTTAGTCCCCACGACGAGTCCAAGATCATGATCAGCGACTTTGGGCTGTCTAAGATGGAGGGGACGGGCGACGTGATGGCCACCGCCTGCGGCACTCCAGGATACGTGG CGCCTGAGGTGTTGGCGCAGAAGCCCTACAGTAAAGCTGTGGACTGCTGGTCCATCGGGGTCATCGCTTACATTCT GCTGTGCGGCTACCCGCCCTTCTACGATGAAAACGACTCCAAGCTCTTTGAGCAGATCCTCAAGGCCGACTACGAGTTTGACGCACCGTACTGGGACGACATCTCGGATTCCG CCAAAGACTTCATCGGCCGTCTGATGGAGAAGGACCCCGAGAAGCGCTTCACCTGCGACCAGGCTCTGGAGCATCCCTG gATCGCGGGAGGCACGGCCCTCTGCAAGAACATTCACGAGTCCGTCAGTCGGCAGATGCGCAAAAACTTTGCCAAAAGCAAATGGAGG CAAGCCTTCAACGCCACGGCGGTAATCCGCCACATGCGGCGCTTGCAGCTGGGCACCAGcttcggcggcagcagcagcgtccacggCGCCGCCTCGGGCCGCGCCGGCAGAGCGCCCACCAAGAGTCAGTCGGTGGACTGCGCCCCGCTCCCCGTCCGCGACA GTCCTCCGGCGGCCGCCCCGCCCTCCTCCGCCACGGCGGCGTCTCCTTCGGGCGAAGAGCTGCTGTCGGCGCGCCCCTCCACCGTCACGGTCATCCGCACGGGGACTAAATGA
- the ucmab gene encoding unique cartilage matrix-associated protein — translation MWWTRGNFVALLAALVALSSFRPEADCAAAPSGGGRAGGGRAAVDNSQGPPRGIFMKGADASDFFRRRSRRAVKSPDELNAEQRQVLAADERRREFHEEKRNEFENYVEEVDDEQNERSRESTEQWREFHYDGMHPPYEYNRQSV, via the exons ATGTGGTGGACTCGCGGGAACTTCGTGGCGCTCCTGGCGGCGCTCGTGGCGCTCTCCTCCT TCCGCCCGGAGGCCGACTGCGCAGCCGCGCccagcggcggcggccgcgctgGTGGCGGCCGGGCCGCCGTCGACAATTCTCAAG GACCGCCGAGGGGGATTTTCATGAAGGGGGCGGACGCATCCGACTTCTTCAGACGACGCAGCAGGAGAGCGGTCAAGTCCCCCGATGAGCTCAACG CCGAGCAGAGGCAAGTTCTGGCCGCCGACGAGCGCAGGAGAGAGTTCCACGAGGAGAAGAGGAACGAGTTTGAGAACTACGTGGAAGAGGTGGATGACG AACAAAACGAGAGGAGCCGCGAGAGCACGGAGCAGTGGCGCGAGTTTCACTACGACGGGATGCACCCCCCTTACGAGTACAACCGCCAAAGCGTCTGA
- the LOC125970299 gene encoding ETS domain-containing protein Elk-3 isoform X1 — translation MDSAITLWQFLLQLLLDQSHKHLICWTSADGEFKLLKSEEVAKLWGLRKNKTNMNYDKLSRALRYYYDKVNYVPAPFLLTPAQRWPASTPEPKAVLAASTPFAFSSRQNIIKKVIGQKFVYKFVSFPEILKMDPQMVEMGLASGRLPPREGQPAEADVDQEEEEEEVEEEADERRRRARAAAAAAAAALGSRNDYLRSGLYSSFSVASLRHRPELLRALRHQPRSVIRFGANAEAYVSAAASPGREREDEEDRDLSEASAQPLNLSSGRRERGLPPPPPPPEKRAGGGSSASSSSSCSEGGDGLPAKSKKPKALDISAPSLLLAASDIGSIALNSPALPSGSLTPAFFTAQTPSGLLLAHSPLLSGIHFWSSLSPVAPLSPARLQGHGSLFQFPSLINGHMPLSLPSLEGTPSSSPPSTRKS, via the exons atGGACAGCGCCATCACCCTGTGGCAGttcctgctgcagctgctgctggacCAGAGCCACAAGCACCTGATCTGCTGGACGTCGGCCGACGGCGAGTTCAAGCTGCTCAAGTCCGAGGAGGTGGCCAAGCTGTGGGGGCTGCGCAAGAACAAGACCAACATGAACTACGACAAGCTCAGCCGCGCCCTGCGCTACTACTACGACAAGGTCAACTACGTCCCGGCGCCGTTCTTGCTCACGCCAGCCCAAAGGTGGCCGGCGAGTACTCCGGAGCCAAAGGCCGTCCTGGCTGCGTCAACGCCGTTTGCTTTTTCTTCCCGCCAGAACATCATCAAGAAGGTGATCGGCCAGAAGTTTGTCTACAAGTTTGTCTCCTTCCCCGAGATCCTCAAGATGGACCCGCAGATGGTGGAGATGGGCCTGGCTTCCGGGAGGCTCCCCCCGCGGGAGGGCCAGCCCGCCGAGGCTGACGTGgaccaggaggaggaggaggaggaggtcgaGGAGGAGGCCGACGAGCGCCGGAGGAGGGcgcgggcggcggcggcggcggccgccgccgccttggGGAGCCGCAACGACTACCTGCGCTCGGGCCTCTACTCCTCCTTCAGCGTGGCCTCGCTGCGCCACCGGCCCGAGCTGCTGCGGGCGCTGCGCCACCAGCCGCGCTCCGTCATCCGCTTCGGCGCCAACGCCGAAGCCTACGTCTCGGCCGCCGCGTCGCCGGGCCGCGAgcgggaggatgaggaggaccgGGACTTGTCGGAGGCGAGCGCCCAGCCCCTCAACCTCTCGTCCGGCCGCAGGGAGCGAGGCctcccgccgccgcctcctcctccggaAAAGCGGGCCGGCGgcggaagctccgcctcctcgtcCTCCAGTTGTAGCGAAGGAGGAGACGGACTCCCGGCCAAAAGCAAAAAGCCAAAAGCTCTGGACATCTCAGCCCCCTCCCTGCTACTGGCGGCCAGCGACATTGGCTCCATCGCCCTCAACAGTCCGGCGCTGCCGTCCGGATCGCTCACGCCCGCCTTCTTCACGGCGCAG ACTCCCTCCGGCCTGCTACTGGCTCACAGTCCGCTCTTGTCCGGCATCCACTTCTGGAGCAGCCTGAGCCCCGTGGCCCCGCTCAGCCCCGCCCGGCTGCAGGGCCACGGCTCCTTGTTTCAG TTCCCCAGCCTAATCAACGGACACATGCCTCTCTCCCTGCCAAGCCTGGAAGGAACACCCTCCTCTTCGCCCCCCAGTACCCGCAAATCGTGA
- the LOC125970299 gene encoding ETS domain-containing protein Elk-3 isoform X2: MDSAITLWQFLLQLLLDQSHKHLICWTSADGEFKLLKSEEVAKLWGLRKNKTNMNYDKLSRALRYYYDKNIIKKVIGQKFVYKFVSFPEILKMDPQMVEMGLASGRLPPREGQPAEADVDQEEEEEEVEEEADERRRRARAAAAAAAAALGSRNDYLRSGLYSSFSVASLRHRPELLRALRHQPRSVIRFGANAEAYVSAAASPGREREDEEDRDLSEASAQPLNLSSGRRERGLPPPPPPPEKRAGGGSSASSSSSCSEGGDGLPAKSKKPKALDISAPSLLLAASDIGSIALNSPALPSGSLTPAFFTAQTPSGLLLAHSPLLSGIHFWSSLSPVAPLSPARLQGHGSLFQFPSLINGHMPLSLPSLEGTPSSSPPSTRKS, translated from the exons atGGACAGCGCCATCACCCTGTGGCAGttcctgctgcagctgctgctggacCAGAGCCACAAGCACCTGATCTGCTGGACGTCGGCCGACGGCGAGTTCAAGCTGCTCAAGTCCGAGGAGGTGGCCAAGCTGTGGGGGCTGCGCAAGAACAAGACCAACATGAACTACGACAAGCTCAGCCGCGCCCTGCGCTACTACTACGACAAG AACATCATCAAGAAGGTGATCGGCCAGAAGTTTGTCTACAAGTTTGTCTCCTTCCCCGAGATCCTCAAGATGGACCCGCAGATGGTGGAGATGGGCCTGGCTTCCGGGAGGCTCCCCCCGCGGGAGGGCCAGCCCGCCGAGGCTGACGTGgaccaggaggaggaggaggaggaggtcgaGGAGGAGGCCGACGAGCGCCGGAGGAGGGcgcgggcggcggcggcggcggccgccgccgccttggGGAGCCGCAACGACTACCTGCGCTCGGGCCTCTACTCCTCCTTCAGCGTGGCCTCGCTGCGCCACCGGCCCGAGCTGCTGCGGGCGCTGCGCCACCAGCCGCGCTCCGTCATCCGCTTCGGCGCCAACGCCGAAGCCTACGTCTCGGCCGCCGCGTCGCCGGGCCGCGAgcgggaggatgaggaggaccgGGACTTGTCGGAGGCGAGCGCCCAGCCCCTCAACCTCTCGTCCGGCCGCAGGGAGCGAGGCctcccgccgccgcctcctcctccggaAAAGCGGGCCGGCGgcggaagctccgcctcctcgtcCTCCAGTTGTAGCGAAGGAGGAGACGGACTCCCGGCCAAAAGCAAAAAGCCAAAAGCTCTGGACATCTCAGCCCCCTCCCTGCTACTGGCGGCCAGCGACATTGGCTCCATCGCCCTCAACAGTCCGGCGCTGCCGTCCGGATCGCTCACGCCCGCCTTCTTCACGGCGCAG ACTCCCTCCGGCCTGCTACTGGCTCACAGTCCGCTCTTGTCCGGCATCCACTTCTGGAGCAGCCTGAGCCCCGTGGCCCCGCTCAGCCCCGCCCGGCTGCAGGGCCACGGCTCCTTGTTTCAG TTCCCCAGCCTAATCAACGGACACATGCCTCTCTCCCTGCCAAGCCTGGAAGGAACACCCTCCTCTTCGCCCCCCAGTACCCGCAAATCGTGA